The following is a genomic window from Campylobacter lari subsp. lari.
ATGACAAATTCCTGCGTATTTGATAGCGATTAAGATGTCGTTTTTGCCTACTTTATGGCGTGTAAATTCAAAAGGTGTGAATTTAGAATCCTTGCTAAGCATAGCATAACCTTTGCTTTTAACACGACCATTTTCTAAAAAGATTTTTGAGTCCATTTTCTCTCCTTTAGTGGTTTTTGAAATTATATTAAAGCTAGGTTTTTATTGCAATAGGGAAAATAAAGTAAGATACTATACTCAAGGTGCGTTTGTGGGTTTTGATTTGATTTTTATGATATAATCATTTAAAATTTTAAATATTAAGGAAGCTATGGAACTTAAGCATTTTTCAGAAGATGATACTAGAGTAAAACTCATAGATATTAAACTTCAAGCAAGCTCTTGGAGCGAAGAAAATATCACAAGAAATTATTATTTTACAGATGGACGTAAGCTTATAGGTGGTAAAAGAGCACAAAGAAAATTTGCAGATTATTTGTTGAAATTTCAAAACAATAATCTTGCTATCATAGAAGCTAAAAAACAAAGCAAAGATCCTTTAGATGGCTTGTCTCAAGGCATAGAATATGCCAGAATTTTAAACGTAGCATTTGTATATAGCACTAATGGCGATAAAATTTATGAATACAACTTAAAAACTTCAAGCGGTGAGTACATAGAAAATTTTCCAACCCCAAGTGAGCTTTTTGCTAGGATTTATGGAAATTTAAAAGAATGGCAACACAAGCTTTTATCGCAGCGAGAATTATACATACCCCAAAAAGAATTAAGATATTATCAAAAGATCGCAGTTGATAAAGTCATAGAAGCTTTGATCAACGGTAAAAATAGAATTTTACTCACTCTTGCTACAGGTACAGGTAAAACCACCATAGCTTTTGCTTTGTGTTATCGTTTACTTGAAGCTAGGTGGAATAAAACAAATCAAGACAAAAAACCTAAGATATTATTTTTATGTGATAGGGTGAGTTTAAGAGATCAAGCTTTAGGAGAGTTTAATCCTATAGAGGGCGATTGCGTGGCAGTGAGTGCGCAAGAGTTGAGAAAAAATAATGGCAGAGTGCCTACAAGTGCAAATGTGTTTTTTGGAATTTATCAAAGTCTAGCTTCAAATTCAAAAGAACAAGAAAATGCTAATGAAGAACAAGAAAGCAAATTCTACTTACAATACCCCAAAGACTTTTTTGATCTTATCATCATCGATGAATGCCACAGAGGTGGAGCGAATGAAGAAGGTAGTTGGGCAGGGGTGCTAGAGTACTTTTCATCGGCTACGCATTTAGGGCTTACTGCTACACCTAAAAAAAGCGATAATGTAGATACTTATAGGTATTTTGGTGAGAGTATATATGAGTATAGTCTTAAAGATGGCATAGAAGATGGCTTTTTAACTCCTTATAAAGTTAAGCGTGTTACGACTACGCTTAGTGAAGGCTATGTGTATAACCCTGATGATATCATAGAAGGTGAGTTAGAAAAAGGCTTTTATAAGATCAATGAATTTGAAAGAAATATTCACTTACCTCAATACAACGATTTTCTAGCTAAAGAAATTTTAAAGCTCATCAACCCTATGGATAAAACCATCATCTTTTGTGCTAACCAAGCCCATGCAAGTGAAGTAAAAAGAGCCATTGATAAATTTAAAAGTGTAAAAAGAGATGACTACTGCGTGAGGGTTACAAGTGATGAGGGTAAAATAGGGCTTGAGTACTTAAAGCAGTTTCAAGATAATGACAAAAGCTACCCTGTGATACTCACTAGTTCTAAAATGCTAACCACAGGAGTAGATGCTAGAAATGTCCGCAACATAGTGCTTTTGGCAAATATAGGTTCTATCATAGAATTTAAGCAAATCATCGGAAGAGGCACTAGGGTATATGAGGGAAAAGACTTTTTTACTATACTAGATTTTACCGGAGTAACAAGACTTTTTTATGATCCTAAATGGGATGGCGAGCAGATCAAAGATGAAGAAAAAACCGAGGTAAAAACTATACAAAACAAAAGAGAGCAAAGCAACCCTAAAGAAACAACCAAGCAAAAAGAAGTCACTGTGCATTTAAAAGGCACAAAACTAAAAGTGCTTGATATAACGACAAGCTACATAGGAGATAGCGACAAGCCACTTAGCACAAAAGAATTTTTGGAATTTTTAGTAGGAAAGCTAGCAGAATTTTATGATGATGAAGCAAGGTTACGCGAGATTTGGAGTAACCAAGCAAGCAGGAAAGAATTTTTACAAAAACTTGAAAAAGACCGCATAAGCGAGCAGGTTTTGGAAGAATTGACAGTGATTTTTGAGCAAAAAGACTGCGATGTGTATGATGTGCTAGCACATTTAAGCTTTAACAGCGAGATCAAAACACGCCATGAACGCGTGCTAAATGTAAAAAATAGTACATTTTTAAAACGCTTCCAAAAAGAAAAAGCCTTAAAGCTTGTGGAGTTTTTACTAGATAGGTATCAAGAGTATGGTATAAAAGACTTTGATAGTGGGTTAAAAACACTTATAGATCTTAGCTCTTTAGGTAGCGTAAAAGAGCTAGTGAGTGAATTTGAAGGTATGGAGAATTTAAAACAATGCATTGATGATTTACAAAGGGAGATTTATGCAGGATAAAGAAATAGAAAATACAACGGCAATAAACACCTATGTGAAAAATAAAAATGATGTTACTTTTGAGATTTGCCTTGATTCTGTAATGGATGACTCGTGTAGTAGATTTTTATTATCATTAATTAACGACTTTGAGGAAGGTGAGTGGAGATTTGAGAAATTTAATCAATATATAATGAATGCATTGGCTGAAACTGCCTTATCGAAAACAGAAAGAGAAGCTTTAGCTTCAAAAGAAGAGTATTATTCCATAATACAACGATCTGTTGCAAATCTAAATAAAAAAGAAGGAGAGATAGGAGAAATTTTTCTTTATGGTATTATGAAAAAATACTATAATGCCTTGCCTATTGTGCCTAAGATTTTTTATAAACAAAATGCCAATGATAATGCAAAAGGCGCAGATAGCGTTCATTTAACTATAGAGAATAAAGAATGTCATTTGTGGCTAG
Proteins encoded in this region:
- the hsdR gene encoding EcoAI/FtnUII family type I restriction enzme subunit R, producing MELKHFSEDDTRVKLIDIKLQASSWSEENITRNYYFTDGRKLIGGKRAQRKFADYLLKFQNNNLAIIEAKKQSKDPLDGLSQGIEYARILNVAFVYSTNGDKIYEYNLKTSSGEYIENFPTPSELFARIYGNLKEWQHKLLSQRELYIPQKELRYYQKIAVDKVIEALINGKNRILLTLATGTGKTTIAFALCYRLLEARWNKTNQDKKPKILFLCDRVSLRDQALGEFNPIEGDCVAVSAQELRKNNGRVPTSANVFFGIYQSLASNSKEQENANEEQESKFYLQYPKDFFDLIIIDECHRGGANEEGSWAGVLEYFSSATHLGLTATPKKSDNVDTYRYFGESIYEYSLKDGIEDGFLTPYKVKRVTTTLSEGYVYNPDDIIEGELEKGFYKINEFERNIHLPQYNDFLAKEILKLINPMDKTIIFCANQAHASEVKRAIDKFKSVKRDDYCVRVTSDEGKIGLEYLKQFQDNDKSYPVILTSSKMLTTGVDARNVRNIVLLANIGSIIEFKQIIGRGTRVYEGKDFFTILDFTGVTRLFYDPKWDGEQIKDEEKTEVKTIQNKREQSNPKETTKQKEVTVHLKGTKLKVLDITTSYIGDSDKPLSTKEFLEFLVGKLAEFYDDEARLREIWSNQASRKEFLQKLEKDRISEQVLEELTVIFEQKDCDVYDVLAHLSFNSEIKTRHERVLNVKNSTFLKRFQKEKALKLVEFLLDRYQEYGIKDFDSGLKTLIDLSSLGSVKELVSEFEGMENLKQCIDDLQREIYAG